A stretch of DNA from Erwinia aphidicola:
CTTTTTCTTCCAGTATTCTTATTGTCACATTCGCTCACACAACGCAAACTCAAGACTCATTACCACGGCGCGTCGCGCACGCCGGGAATGCCGTAGCTGTTACAGGACGTCTCAGCAGGCAATCATGCGCGGTAACAATTTCAGGAGGTTTTCCTGTGAATAAATCAATGTTAGCGGGTATTGGCATCGGTGTAGCAGCCGCCCTGGGTGTGGCCGCTGTGGCAAGTATGAACGTGTTCGATCGCGGACCGCAGTACGCGCAGGTGCTCTCTGCAACGCCAATCAAAGAGACTCTGAAGAACCCTCGTCAGGAGTGCCGCAACGTTACGCTGACGCATCGTCGCGCCGTGCAGGATGAAAATCGCATTGCCGGTTCAGTGCTGGGCGCGGTAGCGGGCGGGGTACTGGGTCACCAGTTTGGTGGCGGTCGTGGTCGCGATGTGGCAACGGTAGCGGGTGCGCTGGCCGGCGGCTACGGTGGTAATCAGGTGCAGGGCGCCCTGCAGGATCGCGATACTTACACCACTTCCGAGCAGCGTTGCAAAACCGTTTACGACAAGCAGGAAAAGATGCTGGGCTATGACGTCACCTATAAAATTGGTGACCAGCAGGGTAAAATCCGCATGGAAAACGACCCAGGCACGCGCATCCCGCTCGATAATAACGGTCAGCTGGTGCTGAGCGACAAAGCGTAATAGCATCCTGGCGCGATGTTTTGTAGGGGCGGACCTTCTTTTACGGTCCGCCCCTAATATTTGGGCCGACCCGAAAAGCGGTCGGCCCCTACAATATTCAGGTTATCGGCATCACCTGTAGGGGCGGACCCTTTTTTTCGGTCCGCCCTTGTTGTTTGCGTTATGAGTTACGCTGCCGCGTTCTCCAGCATCTTATCCATGAACTCCCGCACCCAGCCCATACGCACTTTGCGCTCGCCGAGGTCGCGCATAAACTTAATGCGCGTCGGGCCGTCCAGCCGCCACTGCTGCGGATCTTTCTGCAACAGGCCAATCAGCCAGGCCGGGTCGACCTTATTTTTCTCGGCGAACTCAACGAAGCCGCCTTTCTCGCTGGCTTCCACCTTACGCACGCCCAGCTTCTTCGCCACCAGACGCAGCCCGGCGATATCCAGCAGGTTACGCGCTGCATCCGGCAGCAGGCCAAAGCGGTCGATCAGCTCAACCTTGAGGTCATCCAGCTCGCCGGACTCCTGCGCGCTGGCAATCCGCTTATAGAAGGAGAGGCGGGTATTAACATCCGGGATAAAGTCATCCGGCAGCAGCGCAGGCATGCGCAGCTCGATCTCCGTCTGGCTGTTGGTGAGATCCTCCAGCGAGGGTTCACGGCCCTCCTTCAGCGCATCCACGGCATTTTCCAGCAGCTCCATATACAGCGAGAAGCCGATCGTCTCCATCTGGCCGCTCTGACCTTCTCCCAGCAGCTCACCGGCACCACGGATTTCCAGATCGTGCGTTGCCAGCGCGAAGCCCGCGCCCAAATCTTCCAGCGAAGCCAGAGCCTCCAGGCGTTTGTGCGCGTCGGTGGTCATCGCTTTCGGGTGTGGCGTCAACAGCCAGGCGTAGGCCTGGTGGTGAGAACGGCCCACGCGGCCACGCAGCTGGTGAAGCTGCGCCAGACCAAAGTGATCGGCACGTTCGATAATAATGGTATTCGCGGTCGGGATATCGATGCCGGTTTCGATGATGGTGGTACACACCAGCACGTTAAACCGCTGGTGGTGGAAATCGTTCATCACCCGTTCCAGCTCGCGCTCGCGCATCTGACCATGGCCGATAGCGACACGCGCTTCAGGCACCAGTTCGGAGAGACGCTGTGCGGCCTTCTCGATATTTTCGACGTCGTTGTAGAGGTAATAAACCTGGCCGCCGCGCAGCACTTCACGCAGGATCGCCTCGCGCACCACCAGCTCATCGTACTGGCGCACAAAGGTTTTTACCGCCAGGCGGCGGGCCGGTGGCGTGGCAATAATCGACAGATCGCGCATCCCACTCATCGCCATATTCAGCGTGCGTGGGATCGGCGTGGCGGTCAGCGTCAGAATATCCACATCGGCACGCATCGCTTTGATGCGCTCTTTATGCCGTACGCCGAAGCGGTGCTCTTCATCGACGATCAGCAGGCCGAGATCGCGCCATTTGATCTCACTCTGCAACAGCTTGTGTGTGCCGATCAGAATATCAACCTTGCCTTCCTGCGCCTCGCTCAGCACCTGCACCTGCTCTTTGGCGGTACGGAAGCGGGACAGCATCTCAATGCGCACCGGCCAGTTGGCGAAGCGGTCGCGGAAGTTATCGTAATGCTGCTGGGCCAGCAGGGTGGTCGGCACCAGCACCGCCACCTGCTTGTGGTTTTCCACCGCGAGGAAGGCGGCACGCATTGCCACTTCGGTTTTACCAAAGCCCACGTCGCCACACACCAGGCGGTCCATCGCCAGCGGCTGGCACATATCGCTCAGCACGGCATTAATAGCAGCGGACTGGTCAGGGGTGGTTTCGAACGGGAAGCTCTCGCAAAACAGCTGATACTGTTCCCGGTCATGCTTAAAGGCAAAGCCGGTTTTGGCGGCACGCTGGGCATAGATATCCAGCAGTTCGGCGGCCACATCGCGCACTTTTTCTGCCGCTTTCTGGCGCGCGCGCGACCAGGCATCGCTGCCCAGCTTGTGCAGCGGCGCGTTCTCTTCGGCACCGCCCGCGTAGCGGCTGATCAGATGCAGAGACGACACCGGTACATACAGCTTGGCATCGCCGGCATACGCCAGCATCAGATACTCCGCCTGGATACCGCCGGTTTCCAGCGTGGTCAGGCCGATATAGCGCCCGACGCCGTGCTCCAGATGCACCACCGGCTGGCCCGGATGCAGTTCCGCGAGGTTGCGGATCAGCACGTCCGGGTTGATGGTGCGGCGGCTGTCCTGGCGACGACGGCTAACGCGCTCGCCCAGCAGATCGCTTTCGCAGATCAGCGCGCGGTTACGCAGGCCGTCGATAAAACCGTGTTCGCTGGCGCCGATCAGCAGATAGTGGCCTGGCGCCTGCGCATCCGGCAGCGAGTGGATCGCCGTCGGCTTCAGCTTGATGCGCGCCAGCAGCTCCTGCAATGCTTCGCGGCGGCCTTCGCTCTCTACCGAGAACACCACCGGGCCGCTGAAACTCTCCAGAAAACGGCGCAGGGCATCAAGCGGTGCTTTGGCCTGGGCCTGCACCGCCAGATCCGGCAGCGTTTCATAATGCAGATTGGTATTGGCGGCTTTATCGGCCAACAGTTCGGTTTTCAGCTGCACGCGCGGCCACTGCTTCAGTTCGCCAAACAGCTCATCACTGCGCAGCCACAGGGTTGGCGGCGGCAGCAGTGGACGCATCGGGTCGACGCGGCGGTTCTCATAGCGGGCGTTAACATCCTGCCAGAAACGTTCGGCGCTGGCTTCCAGGTCGCCGGAAATGATCAGCAGCGTATTGGCCGGCAGATAGCTGAATAACGGCTGCAGCGGCTGCTCGAAGAACAGCGGCTGCCAGTATTCGATCCCGGCGGGCAGGGTGCCTTTGCTCACCTGCTGATAGATATGCTCGGCTTCACGACGCACGTCAAAATGTTCGCGCCACTGGGTGCGGAACAGCTCAATCGCGGCTTTATCGGTCGGGAACTCATGCGCGGGCAGCAGATTAATCGCCGCGACCTCTTCCTGAGTGCGCTGGCTGTCGACGTCAAACAGCCGCAGGCTGTCGATGTCATCATCGAAAAAGTCAATGCGGTAGGGGCGGTCGCTGCCCATCGGGTAAAGGTCAAGCAGTGCGCCACGGGTGGCAAACTCACCGTGTTCCATCACCTGATCCACGCTGCGATAGCCCGCCTGTTCCAGCTGGGCGCGCAGCTTGTCGCGCGACAGCTTTTGCCCTTTTTGCATCACCAGCGCATGGCCGTGCAGGAAGCTGTGCGGGCAGACACGCTGCATCAGCGTGTTAACCGGCAGGATCAGCACGCCGCGCTCAAGCGTCGGCAGTTGATACAGGGTGGAGAGTCGCGAGGAGATAATTTCCTGATGCGGCGAAAAACTGTCAAAAGGCAGCGTTTCCCAGTCCGCCAGCGCCATCACCGGCTGATCGGTAAACTGTTTAATTTCATCCTGCAGGCGCAGTGCATTCTGCATATCCGGTGCAATCAATACCACCGGGCCTTGATGACGTTCAACCATTTCGGCACATTCAACGGCACAGGCTGCACCGGTTAATTGCCCCAGCTGGCGCTGGTCGCCTGCTCTGGTCGGCAGGTCGTAGCGGTAGAGTTCTGGCATAATCAGTTAGACGGTCTCTTGGCAAAGGGGAGATCGGAAAACCGCTGTGGTGCCGGGCGGTCCCGATTCAGCTACGCGGAGTATACCTTGATTTTAGCGGCAGTTGGGCATCCCGGCCTATTTTGGTGATTGCTGCGTATAGTGCATGCGCGGGCGGTCAATATTCGCCCAGATCAGCTCATTCTCACCATGATAGCTATGGTTGCCATCGTCCCACTTGACGTAGTAACCGGCGGGCTGGTCACCCTGTTCGAAAACATTCAGCACCACGCCTTTAATCTGTCCGGTTTTATGGCGCACGATACTGCCTTGTGGATATCTGGACATCGTTAACCCCCGCAGATACCGCCAGTAATGGATGCCATCATAGTCGCAGGGTTAACCGTCGATCATTGTCATTGAGATCAAAAAACCGACAATTAACCCCTTAATTTTGTTCAGACGTCACCGGTATTATCATCCTCAACGGCCTGATAGATACGCTGCAGGATATCCGGGAAGGCTGACTGCACGCGGCTCCAGCTGGGGATAAAGGGTTTCTCATTCGGGCGTTCAATAAACGACTGCCCGGCGTCGAGAATGGCCTGAGTAAACATCTCCACGGCGGCTTCCTCCGCATGCTGGTCGAACTTCAGGCCATTCATCGTCGCTTCATGGTTATAGATCTCCATCATATCCAGCGCGTTACGATAGTAGGTGGCTTTCAGCACGCGGAAGGAGTCGCTGGTGATATTAACGCCCATGGTGGCCATTTTACGCAGCAGCGACTGCACAATGTCGTTACTCATGCGCTTCAGTCCCCCGGTGCCATCCTCTTCGGCCAGCGGCTGATGCTTATGGTCGTAGTTATCGGCAATCTCCACCTGGCAACTCTGCCGCGTGGTGTAGTTGCGATAGATCTCGGACAGCACGCCAATCTCCAACCCCCAGTCGCCGGGAATTTTAATGCCGTTCAGTACATGGGTGCGCATGGCGAACTCGCCGGAGAGCGGGTAGCGGAAGCTGGAGAGATAGTCGAGATACTCCGAATGGCCGTACACCTTTTGCAGCGAGCGCAGCAGTGGGCCAACCAGCAGGCGGCCAACGCGGCCATTCAGCTTGCCATCCGCGACGCGGGCATAGAACCCTTTGCAGAACTCATACTGGAAGCTGGGGTTCGCCAGCGGGTAGAGCAGGCGGGCCAGCATGCCGCGCTCATAGGTGACGATATCGCAATCGTGCAGCGCCACGCAGGCGGTTTTATCGGAAGCAAGGGTGTAGCCGGTGCAGAACCAGACGTTACGCCCTTTACCCGGCTGCGCAGGGGAAAGCCCCTCTTTATCCAGTTCGGCATCCAGCGCTTTCAGGCGCGGGCCGTCGTTCCACAAAATACGATGGCGCTGAGGCAGGCGCGAAAAGAACTCGCGGGCATGCAGGAACTGATCGCGGTCGGCGCGATCCAGCCCAATCACGATCTCGGCCAGGTAAGGGACTTTCGCCAGCTCATCGACGATATGGCTGAGGGCCGGACCTTCCAGTTCCGAATAAAGGGAAGGGAGGATCAGCCCCATTTTGCGCTTGCGTGAGAAGCGCGTAAGCTCTTTTTCCAGCTCCTCCACGCTGCGCCCCGTCAGGTTATGAAAGTTAGTAATGACGCCGTTCTGGTAAAAATCGCTCATCGCTTACCTCGTAAAGGTGACCTCAGCTTACTGAGTGATAAAATGCTCAAGCCCTTCGCACCAGCCTTGCGGGCCAAAATGTTCGGTGTGATAGATATGGTGCTTATCCTGACGCTGCAAAATGACCGGATTTTTACTGTAGCCGTTAATCACTACCGCATAATCAACGGCGTCCAGCATCTCCGCATCGTTAGGGCCGTCCCCCAGGCCAATGGTGAGCGGTGGCCCCGCCGGGTGAGGGTAGTGCTGGAGCAACCAGCGCAGCGCCGCGCCTTTACCACATCCACTGCGCACCACGGACCAGAAGCGCCCGCCCTGGATCAGGGTGAGATCCTGCTGCGCCAGATGCTGGCGGAACTCGGTGAAACGCTCCTCGCTGTCGCGCCAGATAAGGCTTTCCGAGGCCTCGCGCTGGCGTGCTAAAGCCGCCTGATGCGGGGCCAGCCCGGTCCAGTCGGAGACCTCCTTTTCACTGACTTCGGCAAAGCCGATGAACCTGAAGCCGTGCTGCTGTTTCAGGCGCTGCAGCGTGCGGCACAGCGTGGCGTAATCGGTGCCGCCCGACTCCCTGAAAGGGCCAGCGCCGCTGCCGTCATCCCACTGCACCAGCGCGCCATTTTCAGCTATAAACGGCGCACCGGCGATCCCCAGCTGATCTTGCAGCGGGACGATCTCTGCTGCAGTCTTACTGGAGCAGATAACCAGCGGGATGTGCTGCGCATGCAGGCGTGCCAGCCAGGGTTCGGCGGGTTGCCAGCTATAGGTATGATGGTCCAGTAGCGAACCGTCGAGATCGGTGATAATCATCACCGGGTCCTGCAACGTCGGCATTGGCAATACCTCATAAGTGACGGTGAGCATTGAGTATAGTCCAGAGTTTCACAGGCGCAGGGAGGGCGTAAAGCGCTCGATAGCGGTTCGACAACTCCAGGAATTATCTTAAAAGCGAGTAAGAAAAGTGACGCGAGTGACAGTCGCGGGCGGTGCGAAAGATCAGCAGTGGCGCAGGCTGTAGCCGAGAAGCTTGTACAGGCTGTGGATTTTTGTACAAATTAAACGGAAGTTAGGAGTTGTCTTAGTCAGACAATGCGTTACTCTGATGACGTCAATGAATTACCCAAGTAACGAATTCATTTCCTGTGAGAATACTTTATCCCGGCCAGTCACTGGCTGGGATTTTTTTTGCTCAGGCAGAAATCGCAGGCAAAAAAAAAGCCCGCGCTGCGCGGGCAAAATCCTTGTTACTTTTGGTAGGCGGTCTCCACTCACGCTAACATCCAGGGGTGGAGACAGCCTTTCTGCGCCTTTGGGGTTGGTGCAGTGAGCAGATTCTAAGATTAACCCCTGTCAGGAGTCTCACCGCGAAACGTAAAGAAAGCGAAAAAGTGAGACAACAGAAGACTTTACGCAGCTTTACGCGCTAACGACGCGATGATTTTTTTGGCTAGCTATACTGATCAACGGGTTAACCCCTGACAAAAACAGAAAACGGAGAGTGTATGGACTTTTTACGCATTGTGATTGCGATTCTTTTACCCCCACTGGGCGTGTTTATGCAGGTTGGTTTTGGCGGAGCATTCTGGCTGAATATCCTGCTGACGCTGTGCGGCTACATCCCCGGTATCATCCACGCGGTGTGGGTGATTGCACGTCGCTAACTGACCAGACTGCTGCGCGCCATAAAATACTCGGTTAAACTGAAGCAAATCAGGCTTGGGAGAGACCATGAAAGTTAATGAGCGCGTAACGGTAAAAACTGACGGCGGACCACGCCGTCCGGGGACGGTTCTGGCAGTGGAAGAGTTTAGCGAAGGCACCATGTTCCTGGTGGCGCTGGAGGATTATCCACTGGGGATCTGGTTCTTTAATGAATCTGGCCACGAAGACGGCATTTTCGTCGAACCGCACCCGTAACCAAAGAGGGGACAGTCATCGCTGTCACGTCGTGGCGAGGCACGCCTCGCCCGCTTCAGGCCAGCCCTGAATGCGCCGGCACAAAATTTCCTCGCCCGCCCGCAATTCCCCACAAAACGCCGTACCGACCCTTATCAACCCAAAAACTCTCGCCAGCATTGGCCTTACACTGTTTTTAACCGCCGAAAACAGTCAGGGATCCCTATGCTAATGCCGCTTGTGCCTGCCGTTGCCGAATGGCAGCGCGATGACTACCTGTTAAGCAGCGACCCGCAAAAAATCGATATCGCCTGGGTCCACCACCACATCTCCGAACACAGCTACTGGGCGCAGGGGCAAACGCTGGAAATGACCGAGCGCTCCCTCGCGGCCTCAATGCCCTTCGGCATCTATTACCAGCAGCAGCAGGTAGGTTTTGGCCGCCTGATCACCGACTACAGCCGCTTTGCCTATCTCAGCGACGTGATGATCGACGAAGCGCACCGTGGTAAAGGCTTAGGGCGCTGGTTTGCCGCCGCTATTGTCCATCACCCTGAACTGAAAACCATCAAACGCTGGATGCTGGCGACCGATGACGCGCACGACGTATACCGTCGGGCGGGCTGGAAGCCGGTGGCACAGCCGCAACGCTTGATGGAATTTATTCCTACCCCACCAGAGGATCGCACTCCATGACCTACCGCGTTGGCGTCGATATCGGCGGCTCGTTTACTGACTTTGCGCTGCTTGACGAGCGTGATAACAGCATCCGTACCCTGAAAGTCTTGTCGCGGCCCGACAGCCCCGGCAGTGAAATTACCACCGGGCTGGCGGCGTTTCAGCAGCGCGATGGCATCAATCCGGCTGATATCCACTACTTCACCCACGGCACCACCGTTGGCGTGAATGCGGTGATCCAGCGCAAAGGCGTCAAGCTGGCGCTGTTCGCCACCGAGGGGTTCTGCGACGTGCTGGAGCTGGCCCGCCTGAAAATCCCTCATATCCACGACCTGTTCTCACGCCGCCCGGCCCCGCTGATCGCCCGCGACCGCGTCTTCGCCATCAAAGAGCGCAGCGACCGCGACGGCAACGTGCTGCAGCCGGTCGAGCGCCAGAGCGTGGTAGACGCGGTAGACAGGGCGCGCGCTGCGGGGTGCCAGGGGATAGTCGTCTCGCTGCTGCATAGCTATCGCAACGGCAGTAACGAAGCGCAGGTGCGCGCGATCGTCGCCGAAATTGCACCCGATCTGCTGACCTCCTGCTCGGCCGAGATCTGGCCGATTATCCGTGAATACGAACGCACCATCACTGCGGTGATCAACGCCTATGTACAGCCAAAAGTGATCCACTACCTTGACGCGTTCGAACGCGCCCTGAAAGAGATGGGCGTGCCGGTGCCGCCGCGCATCACCAAATCCAACGGCGGAGTGATGGCGCTGGCGCAGGCCAAAGCCGAGTGCGTACAGATGGTGCTATCCGGCACCGCTTCCGGCGTGATGGGTGCCAGCTATATTGCCGAAAGCTGCGGCTTTGACCGCCTGCTCAGCCTCGATATCGGCGGCACCAGCGCCGATGTGGCGGTGATTATCGATGGCCGCCCGGAGTACGGCAGTGGCGAAATTATCGGGGATTTCCCCATCTACATTCCGTCAGTGTCGGTCACCTCGGTGGGTCAGGGCGGCGGGTCGATCGCCTGGATCGACAGTCTCGGCGTCCTGCAGGTCGGGCCGGACAGCGCCGGTTCGCTGCCGGGGCCAGTCTGCTTCCGGCGCGGCGGCAGCGAAGCCACCGCCACCGATGCCTTTGCCGCCTGCGGGCTCATTGGTCACGGCGACCTCGGCTATAACGCGGTGCAGGTCGACGTGGCCGGGGCGCGCGCGGCGGTGGCAAAACTGGCGGCACCGCTCGGTATCACTATTGAGGAGACGGCGGAAAATATTATCGCGCTGGCGATCTCCAGCATGTACAGCGACACCAGTGGGCTGATTTCACGCTTCGGCCTCGATCCCCGTGAGTTCTACTTCCTCGCCTTCGGCGGCGCCGGGCCGATGATGGGCTGCTTCCTGGCGCGTAAGCTGAAGCTGAAAGGCGTCGTGGTTCCCCCTACGCCTGGGGTGCTGTCGGCGCTTGGCGGGCTGGTGGCCGACATAAAAAATGACTTTATCCGCACGCTGTACTGCGAGCTGACGCTGGCGGTTACGGACGACTTGCAGGTCAACGCGAGCGAACTCCGTCGCGACGCTGAAGGCTGGCTGACGCGGGAATACGGTGCCGATCTGCCGTATCAGCTGAGCTTCTCCGCCGATATGCGCTACCGCGGGCAGTCGTTTGAAATTGACGTGGCGCTGCAGGAAGCCTGGCTACTGGCGGGCGATCTCGCCGCCGTGCGTGCGGCATTTGATGCCCACCACACGCGCCTGTTCGGTCACCACGACCAGCACGCGGCGGTACAGCTGATCAACCTGCGGCTGGTGCTCTCCTCACCGACGCCGAAACCTCGCCTTAGTACGCTGGCGCAGGCCACTGACCCGGTGGCCGTAGTGCGTGAAGTGGAGGCGTGGATCGACGGCCAGTGGTGGCAGGTTGGCGTGGTCGCCCGCAGCGCGCTATTGGCCGGGCACCAGCTGGATGGCCCGGTGATTATCACCCAGGACGACTGTACCACCTGTGTTCCACCGCAGATGCAGGTCGACGTCGACCGCTTTGGCAACCTGATTATTACCCCGCAAACCGGAGCGCATCATGGCAATTGATGGTCGTAACCTGCAAATCCTCGCTAACTACTGCGCGGCCGCCGCCGATGCGATGGCGTTTACCCTGATGCGCACCGCCCACTCGACCTTTGTTAAAGAGACGGAGGACTTCTCCTGCCAGATCGTCAGCCGCAGCGGAATGGCGTTTGCCTCACCGCGCAGCTTCGGCGCGCCGTGGTACAGCGGTATCGACTACGGCCCGGTACTGGAACTGATCGACGGCTACCGGGAAGGGGACATCTGCATCACTAACGACGCCTACGCGGGCAATGTGGCCACCCATTCGCCGGATATCCATATCTGGAAGCCGGTGTTTTATCAAGGTGAGGTCGCGTGCTTTGTGGTCGGGCATATCCACAATACCGACGTCGGCGGCGCTGTTCCGGCCTCGCTGTCGCGCTCGCTGAGTGAAATTGTGCAGGAGGGGATCCGCATTCCGCCGCTAAAAATCATCAGCGCTGGGGTGCTGAACGAAGAGGTGGCGCGCATAATGCGCCTCAACGTCCGTGCGCCGGATCAGAACTGGGGCGACTTCAACGCGCAGATCGCCTCGGTCAACATCGGCGAACGCAAGGTGCAGGAGATTATCGCCCGCTTCGGCATTGACGATTTCCTCAGCGGTATTGAGGGGATTCTCGACTATGCCGAGCAGCAGGCACGCAGCATAATCAGCACCATTCCCGACGGCGACTATTTTTACGCCGACTATGCCGATGAAGACGGTGAGGGCGGCTATCCGTGCCGCATCGCCGTCACGCTGCGGGTAACGGGCGAGCGGCTGGAGCTGGATTATACCGGCAGCGATCCGCAGCTGATGTCGTCGCTGAATATGCCCACCGGCGGGCGCGAGCGTCATCCGCTGGCGCTGGTCGGCGTCACCTATGTGCTCTCTACCCTTGACCGTTCGCTGCTGCTCAATGCCGGAACGCTGCGCCCGACGCGGGCTATTCTGCCGCCTGGCACCATTATGAACTGCGAAGCGCCAGCGGCGGTGGGAATGCGCTCACTGACCTGCGCGATGTCGCAGATCGCCACCGTGGGGGCTTTCTCGCTGGCGATGCCGGAGCGCCTGCCGGCCAATTCGCCGGGCGGCAATTCCATTATTAATATTCGCACCGTTGACGGGCAGAACCGCAGCGTGGTGGCCTCGCTCGGCCCGGTAGGCGGCGGCGCGGGTGGCACGCCCAGGCACGATGGCCCGGACGGTTCGGGCGGCCTCTCGGCGTTCCTGAAAAATACTCCCATCGAGATTAACGAAGCGGAGGTGCCGGTACGCTTTCATCGCTACGGTTTGGCCGCCGACAGCGCCGGGGCCGGGGAGTTTCGCGGCGGGCTGGCAACGGAGATGGCGTTTGAGGTGTTCGCACCCAATACCACCATTACGGCGCGAAACCGTAACCGCTCGGTGTTCTCTTCGGCGGGCGCCGCCGGTGGCCGGGCGGGCAGCACTTCGTGGTTCCGCACCGAACACGCCGACGGGCGCGTCACTGAACACGGCAATACCGATGTGATCCACTGCGGGCCGGGGGATGTGGTGGCGATCAAAGGGCCGGGCGCGGGCGGCTACGGGCT
This window harbors:
- a CDS encoding hydantoinase B/oxoprolinase family protein → MAIDGRNLQILANYCAAAADAMAFTLMRTAHSTFVKETEDFSCQIVSRSGMAFASPRSFGAPWYSGIDYGPVLELIDGYREGDICITNDAYAGNVATHSPDIHIWKPVFYQGEVACFVVGHIHNTDVGGAVPASLSRSLSEIVQEGIRIPPLKIISAGVLNEEVARIMRLNVRAPDQNWGDFNAQIASVNIGERKVQEIIARFGIDDFLSGIEGILDYAEQQARSIISTIPDGDYFYADYADEDGEGGYPCRIAVTLRVTGERLELDYTGSDPQLMSSLNMPTGGRERHPLALVGVTYVLSTLDRSLLLNAGTLRPTRAILPPGTIMNCEAPAAVGMRSLTCAMSQIATVGAFSLAMPERLPANSPGGNSIINIRTVDGQNRSVVASLGPVGGGAGGTPRHDGPDGSGGLSAFLKNTPIEINEAEVPVRFHRYGLAADSAGAGEFRGGLATEMAFEVFAPNTTITARNRNRSVFSSAGAAGGRAGSTSWFRTEHADGRVTEHGNTDVIHCGPGDVVAIKGPGAGGYGLAKNRSPQAVLQDVQCGFVSEQAAREQYGVALQNGEIDEVGSARLRSAMADASGEHFDVGSARREFESLWTPQRYQLLTNFLAQRPVVWRHFLKHQVFAAVQAGEGRELALDQQMSQLFARLLQRFPALNVPQSM